CCTGTCTCTTTTGGTTGTCTTTAGAATCTCCGCTCATATCCCCCTGCCCGGTGTCGATGTCGTCGCCCTAAAAAACTTTTTTTCTGATAATGAAATTCTGGGCCTTCTGAATATTTTTTCTGGTGGCGGTCTTTCCAACTTTTCCATTGTAGCTTTGGGTATCGGACCCTATATCACGGCCTCTATTATTTTTCAGCTCTTGGCCATGATCGTGCCAAGACTCGAAGAAATAATGAAGGAAGGTGAATCTGGGCAAAAAAGAATCAACCAATACACGCGCATCCTGACTGTCCCCCTGGCTCTTCTTCAGGGCTATAGCACCATAAAACTTCTCCAGCAATCATCACGAAACATTATCACCGATTTCTCTACTACTGATTATCTGATTACTATTATCATTTTAACCGCCGGCACCATGTTTCTCATGTGGCTCGGCGAACTTATCTCTGAGAAAAAAATTGGCAATGGCATCTCCCTTATCATTTTTGCCGGTATCGTCTCCGGCATGCCCTCAGCTATCCAGAGGACCGTCGCCACTTTTCAAATCCAACAAATACTCAACATTGCTGTTTTCCTGGTAATCGCCGTAGCTACCGTTGCCGGCGTCGTCTATATCACTGAAGCTCAAAGAAATATCCCCATCTCTTATGCCAAACGTGTTCGCGGCACCAGGATG
This Candidatus Kuenenbacteria bacterium DNA region includes the following protein-coding sequences:
- the secY gene encoding preprotein translocase subunit SecY — its product is MRFTEKLIRVFKDRELRKKIIFVLSLLVVFRISAHIPLPGVDVVALKNFFSDNEILGLLNIFSGGGLSNFSIVALGIGPYITASIIFQLLAMIVPRLEEIMKEGESGQKRINQYTRILTVPLALLQGYSTIKLLQQSSRNIITDFSTTDYLITIIILTAGTMFLMWLGELISEKKIGNGISLIIFAGIVSGMPSAIQRTVATFQIQQILNIAVFLVIAVATVAGVVYITEAQRNIPISYAKRVRGTRMYGGFDSHLPLKVNQAGMIPIIFAVSLIMIPTLVAQLAMRANSGFIITIAEFVTKLFQNQIFYGSLYFLLVVGFTYFYTAVIFHPQQIADNLQKQGGFVPGMRPGRQTAEYLGGVSNRIMLAGSLSLGLIAVLPLIVGPLTGVSSMVVSGASLLIVVSVVIETVKQIESQLEMRNYDEF